The Cutaneotrichosporon cavernicola HIS019 DNA, chromosome: 5 DNA segment GCAGAGTGGTTAGAGAACATGTTCCGCATCGGCGTCcctaccttcctccactGTGACAGGCAACCTCTTTGTCATCATCAACTCATCCATCATTGATACATCTATCACCATGTCGTCCCCGAACACGGTAAAGGGCGGCGGATTCCACTCGCACCCCTATACCACTTCTCTCGGGTACACAAACCCAAGGgcccagcgcgtcgcgacCTTGCCTCCAACCcctggcgtcgaggaggagccaACCCCTCACCATGAGCCCCACACTTTCGTCCGCCACCGGGCCCGGAGAGGCATGTCGGTCGAACGCATGCAATCGTGAGCTAAAGTCTCTTGTGTGAACTGACTGCAGAATCATCTCATCCAAAGAGCGTAGCGTGACCGACTTTGTGGGCGTGCCCATTTCGCCAGAAGAAATCAAGCAACAGCCCAGGAAGGTGAGTGACTCAACCTGGATGGAAGATATCTCTTGTCCGTCCGGGCGGCTGATTTGATTGGCGTTACCATtggctgacatcagctcCGTAAATACTATGAAAACCTCGAGACGATCCACGACGGCTacgaggaggtggacgGGCTGCTCTCCGGCGAGTTGCCGTCGATCATCGTCAGCTCGTTCTTCAACGAAACTGTGTCTGGCGACTCGGAGCCGCAACGCTCAAAGTCATACGCATCGCTTGGCGGGTTTGGGTCGGGCCAAGgatcgcgcgcgacgtcaCCTCACCCTAACTGGAATCTGCGATCGCTCAGGCACTGGGGCCCAATTGATGAGGGCATGATGCAAGCGaatggggatgaggagacCGCGACCGAGCGGACgcccctcgtcgtcggggcgagggaagaggagcgagagcgcgtggtcaagctcgccaTAAATGGTGAGCCTCAACTCTGGGAATgcagctgacggcagtcAACACAGCCGTCAACTTCGTCCTTGTCGGTGCAAAGATTGTTGCAGTCCTCTAttcgtcctcgatctcgctcATTGCGTCGCTTGTCGACTCGGCACTGGATCTGCTGTCCACGTTGATCATTGTCGGAACGAACTGGGCCATCGGTGTGCCAACAGACCGCCACTTGGTGAGCTCAGCTGGTAGATAAGCTCACAACAGTACCCCGCTGGGAAAAGGCGATTTGAGCCTCTTGGTGTGGTAAGTTGCCCAACACAATTGCACTCACCTTAGCTTATCTTCTCTGTCGTCATGATCGTCTCGTTCATCCAGGTCTTCATCGAGTCCCTGCAACGCTTGAACCGCGCACTCCGCGGTGACGAGCCGCCCGTAGACCTCAACATTATCGGTGTCGCCACAATGTTGGCCACCATCGGGGTCAAGGCCGTCCTGTGAGTGATTGGGAGAACTGAACTAACCTCCAGCTGGATGTGGTGCTCGAATATCCCTTCATCGTCCGTGCAAGCCCTGGCGCAGGACGCGGAGAACGATGTTTGGTTAAATGCCATCTCGCTGTCCTTTCCCGTGGGCCTAACGCACCGTCGCGAATGCTGACCCTCAGTACATTGGACACAAGCTTGGATCCAACTTGCTCGATCCCATCGGCGGTCTGTGCCTCTCGGCGTACATCATCATTGAGTGGATCAAGACATTGCTCCAAAATTTTGCGAACTGTATGTCCCTGAAGCACGCGGCGACGCTGACACGTAGTGTCAGGCAAACGGGCCTCGTCAGACCAGTACACACGTGTGCTGTACATGGTGTCGCGCTTCAACCCCGTGCTGGAGATCTCAGAAGTCGAGGTGTACCACATTGGGTGAGTAACCTGGTCGGCTAAACTGATACCTGTGACGACCTGGTGGTTGAAGTCGACGTGATTCTTCCGCGCAAGACCTCCCTTCGCTTTGCGCATGACGTTGGAGAGACTATCCAGTGAGTCGACAGGTTTGTCCGAGACACTGACTCGCACAGGTGCATGTTGGAAAAGTGAGGCTAAGGAAATCGGACCCTGCTGACCGcagcctcgacggcgtgctCCGTGCCTATGTCCAGTGCGTCGCCATTACCCATATGAACAAAGCTGACAGTTCAGCACCGACTACTCATCATCCAATCCGTAGGTACCAGCACAATGGTGGCTGGAACGCTCAGACGGCTGAGACTGATGGCGCAGGTCCCAACACACGTCCCGCCGGAAGGATGGCGCCAATCCGGTTCCGCTCCGAGCACCATCGCCAGATGAAGATTCGCCATCCATATCGGGATCCGCGACTCCTAGAGCCTCAACCGGCTTCCCCTTCCCGCAGCGAGGTCGCGAGGTTTTGCGCAAATGAACGACTgttggaggaaggagaagggagcTGGAAACGAAAGGGGCCTGATACGTCCACCCCGACGCCACCACACATGGGCCCCTGGCGACGCCACATTACTCCGATGTTGCGGGCTACATACCCCCCGCCTAGGAATGCGGAACCCCATGGATATCTTTCTGTGGACGTAGCGGAGCACTCGCGACTCACTCGATGGCAGCAATGTCTGATGTTTTGGACTGTGATGCGCGCGCAATGCCAATCAGGAATGCGCAAATGATGAACTGATGAAATGAAGATTGACGAACGACACACGCCACCCTGTACCTGTTGTAGAACTCTTTGAGACAATGGGCTGAAACCACCCGACACTTGTGAGTGATGTTTACTGCAGGTGTGGGCCTCCAGTGCGGGTGTGGACGCCGCACTCTCGCACTCAAGGGCATCAATGGGCAATGGGCAGCATCAAGGAAAACGTCAAGGGAAGTGTAGGGCAGCTAGTGCGCCCGTGCGCGCCAACGCTCTTGAAGTGCTTCGCGTAGATGCGCTGATGAGCTGATGCCTCGCTTCGCATCCTGCGCGTCGCAAAACTCACGTCGAAGACGACGGGCGCAGAGACAGTTTGGGAGCCCTCAAAAGCAAGGGGCCCGCTTGTAAACACCGCGGCTGCCTTCCTTTGGGAGGTTAATCTCTCACACACAAGACTCCTGCTATTCCTGGACGCCACCTTTCTGGCCATCCTTTCGATCCACCGAACGCCCCTCACGACTCAAACGCCACGAGCCAAACGACCCTCACGCTGATATCGACAGCCCCGCCCCCCGCTTCCCCTTACAGTGCCAACCTCACTTAGCCCCAAATGCCTTGGGTCCTTGTCAGTTCCGCCGGCTTGCCTTCAACACATCCACAAACACCAACACCATACCATGCTCTACCAAGCCTAGCGACTACCAATCACTTCCACCCATACCTGTCCGCACTCAAGCTCACGAAACAGCTCCGGTCCATGTCACTCTCGAGCCGGCCACAGAGGCCAAAGTCAAAGGGACAGGTCGGACGTAAACACGACCTGTCCCACCATTCTCCGGTTCCCCAAACACACCATCTCGTCTCTGCCACCACTACCACAACATTTAGCTACTCGCCCTCTCCACCGCGCTACCCCCAggcctcgccgcgccgcaTGTCCTCATCTTACTCGCGCGAGGATAGTGACGACACAATCAACACATCCGACATCAGCCTAACCACGGACGCGTTCACGGACGCCGATGAGAGCAAAAGCCAAAGTTTCACTGAAGCGGACTCTCCCAACCGTCGCAGATCCCAGTCCCAAACACACACAAGcccccacacccacactcACGTCCACACACAACCCCATCTCTcccatcaccaccaccagcaTCTTGCTCCACCACCTGGCTTTAAGCATCTCACCGACGCCGCAGCCGATGCGATGGGGACCACGCGGCGCGTGACTCGCCAGCGTGACACTGATGCCATGGCGCACAGCGTGGCGGCCGATCCGCAGGACAAACACCGGCGCACAAACACAAACAGGCAGTCGGCGAGCGGCATCTACTCGATGAACGACAAGGAGCTCATCGCCCTCTTCCGCTTTGGCGAGCGCATTGGGTATGGAAATTGGGGACAAGTGTTTGAGGCCGTGCCGTCGGACACGGACAGTGGCATTGGCGCTGACTCGGCGATCCGCAGCGGCCTCGCGAGCGGTGGGCGAGTCGCCATCAAGATGGTTGAGCGTGCTACGAATCCTGTGAGTTGACCGTACGTATTGAtccaagctgacaacaggccgccgcgcactGCATTCGCGCGCTATGGGGCGAGATGAAGATTATCCGCGGTCTGCGCCACGAGCAACACCCCAGCATCATCCACTTTGAGGCGTTCCTGATCACGCCGTCCTACGCCGCGGTGGTGATGCCGCTCCACCGCAGCCCAATgcctcttcccctccccttcaATACCGCGCTCAGATACTTCCGCCAGCTGGCTAGCGCCGTCGCGTACCTCCACGAGCGGGGTATTACACACAACGACATCAAACCTGCCAACGTTGTGATCAGCTACAGCGACGTGCCTGTTCTTGTTGACTTTGGCTTCGCACAGCACCACAAGGCAGACGACGCCAAGAGGTTCCTCTCCACCGCGAGCTGGGGCACTCCCGAGTACCTCGACCCGCTGCGCGTCATGGGCCAGCCGCACGATGAGCGGAAGTCGGACGTCTGGAGTCTCGGCGTGACGATGTacgaggcgctggtggGGCGGACGCCGTTCGAGATctcggaggacgaggtgttTGAGACACAGGAGGAACTTGACGAGTACCTCTCCCGCTCGCGATCCGGCAAGTGGTATGGCGAGTACCACATTGGCGACGGTATGTTTAAACAAATTTTGTGACTTCAGCTGAACGCAGACCACCTCGAGCGTATCCTCCAGCACATGCTGTACCCAGACCCGGCGTACCGCCTGCCGGCCGTCGAGATCTACACGGCCATCTCCAACATCATCGAACAGTACGACAAGAGCTCCATCGCGACACCCAGCTTTGCGCGCTCTGACAGCTTCGACCTCGAGTTCAGTGTCACAGAGCGCTCGGCACAGCGGGTCGAACGGGAGCGTGCTGCTGAGAAGGACAAGCACACGGAGCGCCGCCTCAAGACGGCGCAGAGCGAGGTGCTCCGCCGCTCTGCCCTGGGAGACCGGAAGCagatggcgagcgcgagcgtcCTCCGTCCAGCGAAGCAGTTACGCTCCCGCTCGCCCGACGAGAACGTCTTTGTCGAGGCACCGCCCGTCCCGGCACCGGCGACCAAGCTTCGTCCACGCTGGCGTGATGAACTGAAGCGCGATGACCGCAAAGCCCCGCGTGTTGTCAGCAGTGAGGCGCGCCCTCTCCGGCCAAACACTGCTGCAAGTGCATACAAGGCCGCCActccgtcgccgcccaagAAGATGCAGACGCGTGACGAGGCACTTGCAGCCACTCTCCGCTCTCTCCAGGCCAACTCGCGTCAGGGTTCGCCCGTAAACACCCCCTCACCGcggcgggagcgggagcgtgAGCGCCCATcttccgccgccgccgactATGCGAGAGCGTACCGCGAGCGCCCACGGCCGGTTGATTCACCCCATCGTGTAATGGACGGGTCTCCCCGTCGTGTCGAGAGTATGCGCGAGCGCCCAGCATCTCGACTTACCAGGCttgccgacgtcgctgaGTGCGAGGTACTCGCGAGCAGCGCGTACCCTCTCACCCCTGAACTGAACCGAGGCCCAACAACGCCCAAGATCCAGATCTCCCCCTCTAGAACCGCACCacgcctcgacgtcgataTTGCTCCTGCCACCTTCTCGCCCCTCCGTCCGACCGAACCCCTTGTGTCCAAGTATCGCGGTCCACCTGCCACTTCCTCCCCAAACCGCAAGGGTAAGCCTTCCTGAGGCCAACGCTAACGGCAGCCAAACAGAGCACGGCACCGAGTGAGCTCGCGCCAGCCGGTAATGCTctgcacgacctcgagcgcctggcTGAGTGGGCGAAGCGGGTTGAGCGTCCGTTTTATTCTAACTGAATGCTGACTAATAGTGTATGTGGAGCAGGCGAAGCGGGCGATGGCGGAGGGCCGCCCCGTGCCGACGATGACGCTGCCagacctcgaggcgctcgcgggCGCCCATGCTACCCACTCCATGATCCAGGCGCCGGTGCGCCGGGAGAGTCTGCAGCAGAAGACAGAAGTCCGCGTTGAGACTCGCAGGCTGGAGCCCACGCGCGAGGCACTCGAAGTCCCCATGTCGTCGCTCAGCTCACGCAGTACGGCGAGCACCACGCTGCAGACGCCGCATGCGACTGTCACGACCCTTCCGCAGCcaaaggagaaggagcacAAGAGTTCGCTGTCCAAGGCGGCGTCGCAGACGCTCAAGCGCCACCCTGTTAGCCAGGTGTTCCGGCGGTGGGGCGGAGACCGCGGGGTGTTGTCGCGTAAGTCCAAagtgaggatgagctgaAAGTAGCGGAGCGGCCTCGTATTGCTGTGCGCAAGAGCGAGCCGCATCTCGATCGGCGGcccatcccctccttccAACAGCAGGAGGTGCTCGagaccgagggcgagccGGAGCGCTTCACGCCCTCCCGCATGGGCAAGCCTGCGAGCAGCATGAGCCTCCGTGAAGCCGTTAAGGCAGGCCTGGGGATGGACCGAGACAAGACCATTCCTCGCCGCTTCGGAACCAGCCCCAATGCCGAGGGCCGAAAGAGCAAGGAGAGTaccaagaaggaggagaagaacgaGAGGAGATTAAGCCTGTTCAAGCTcttcaagggcaagaagtAATCCCATCCACAAAATCACGAACAACTGTCATGTCCGTGTCCATGTCAATGCCAATGCCCATGTCCAGCCGAGATACCACTTGTATATAATAATACATTCCTACACGCCCTTCATGCACATCACGCCTGCTCTATGATCTACTACTCGCGCCAAGACAGAACGGGTCACAAAGACCCCTTGAGGTcaggctcgtcgtcggatAACTCGTCCATCCGGCGTCCCATGCCCTGCGCCATGGCCTCCTGCCACGCCAAAGCAAAATCGCTCGCCGTTTGCCCCTCGCTCATCTGCACCGCCTCGACTGGGAGCATGTTTGCACCAAATGCGGGGCCGGTGTTGGCAGCGGGGTGTGCGCGCGAGTCGATGACGCGGAGCTCTGGGAGACGCTCCGCTCCggcctcagcctcatcGCTTGTGGATGGGGAGGCTCTCGCACTCGCTAGCAACTCGTTGAGTTCCTCGTACGAGAAGAGCAACGGGTCCGTAGACCCACGGTACGGCTGGAAGTCGGTGACGGTGATCCTCCCGCTGTCTGCGAGGTACAGGTCGAAGAcgtctgctgtcagcttaAATGTCGGACGCCAGCTCACAGTTCGCCCCGCCAGCATAGTTCTCGCAGATTTCGTCCTCGTAGAACTCGCGGACGCGAGAGACGAGCGCCGCCTGCTCGTCCGCACCCTGGTAGTGCTCGTAGAAGTTGGTGTCTCTCTGCGTGATACCTGACGTCAGCTCACAGTGAGGAGAGTTCAGCTTACCCAACAGAATGTCGTCGCGCACAAAGCACCGCACTTCCTGGCTCGGGTTCATCTCGGTGAACTTCTTGAGCACGAGCTCGATCGATACTTCGGAAGGGATATCGGCGGCGGGAACGCCTTCGTACGCGCTTAtggggtcgaggtcgtgctgCACAAAGTCAGAGGACTTGAGTAGGAGATAGATGTCGtgcggcgaggttgagtgCAGCGGCCCGTGGCCCTGGGGGAGGATGAAGGCGGCGTCCTGGTGTCAACTAGTCGCGCAGATCCTACAGTAGCTCAGACATGCGCACTCACTCTTGGACTAGTCCAGTTCAGCTTCGGGAACACGGCGCCATACTTATCGATGGCGGCGCGAATCGCCTTGTTCAGCGCGGGGAGATGGTACTTTGGCGCATCTTCGTGGCTTGGCTCAGCGCCCGCGTCTTCGGGGATGAAGATTGAGTCTGACTCGATccactgatgtcagcttaAATACCGTTGTCGAGCTAAGAAGGGCGCACCTCGAGGAAGgcagcgcgctcgtccAGCGCATCGATGTTGATGACGGTGGCAGGGGTGGTGAGGTCCTCGAAGGTGTCGTACCACGCGCTcgtgcgcgcggcgtcgacctcggacCGGGTGAGGGTCGGGAAGAGGGGCGGAGGCGCTGTTGAAGTAGGTACAGGCATATCTAGACTTTTGATGATGAGGTGAGATGACGAGATGACGAGATCAGCCAAGTTGAGCGAGCTGATGGGAGAATGGACTCGAAAGTGGAGGCACTCCGCTCATATCACTCGCGTGTTACGCACCTCCTAATGACGTGGGTGTTCTCATTTCGGTACATGATGGCCCGAACAAGCGGGTGGATGtgtggtggggtggggtgtgCGGGGGACCTTGCGGGGAGAGCGACTGACTATGGGCATCAACGAACGCACgcacaccaccaccaccatccccatccccttccccttacccttccccttccccctctcctTTTCTCCCCCGCATCTCGCCTCAGCAAACCATCAACAATTactcttcctcttcctcaacctcgcaTCTCACTCCACACCGCCCGGGCCTCATCCACAACTAAACCACACGCGCCGCTGCTTGGTCATCTCTGCCCACCTCCCATTCCACCATGGTGGGCGTCCAAGAGCCCAACAAGCGCCGCGTCTCCTACATCATCCCCGCCCCAGACTATGAACCCGACATTCTGGAGCTACCCGGTTTCGGCGCCGCTCCGGGTGGCGATGCTCGCTCCTTCCCTTATATCCGTCCGAAAGGCGGTGCGAGTAACGGTGCCGCCCAGTTCGCCAGTAGAAACCCATTTGCGAACCCACCTTCCCTGCAGCTGCCGAAGGAGACACGGCACCCGCAGCACAGGCTGGGCATCTCGgctctcgcgctcgacacgTCCACCGTTGTTAGCGGGACAAACGCACCGGGCGGCATCCTGTACACTGGCGGGCGTGATGGACTCGTCGCGAGTTGGGAGACCCATGTACCACACATGCGTCGACGCGGAAGGCGATACCGCCCCGTGCCAGGACGGGGGACCGGTGGTCGCGTGCGGTGGGAGAGGCTCGGTGACGGAGGCCCCGACtgggaggacgacgacggcgacgacgacgggggCGATGATACCTCGtctgaggacgacgaggggaCCCCGGACGTAACGGGCGGCCCCAGGAAGCGCAAGGATTTGGCGTATGAGGACCGGTGGGAGGTTGACCACGCCGCCATGTCACGCCACGTGAGTGGGCTGGTGACTgcgctgacagcaggcgccgccaccaacgACGTTCCGCGAGAGCGTGCAGACGCACACGGACTGGGTGAATGCCATGGTTCTCTGCAACAGGAACCAGACGGTCATCACTGCTTCCTCTGATCGCACTATTCGTGCATGGAGTCCGCACGACTGTGACGACGACACAGTTCCCGCGCTTATCGGGCACCACACCGACTATGTGCGTTCATTGGCGTTCGCACGTCACCCTGGTGTACTATTCTCGGGCGCCCTCGATCGGGACATCTCGGTGTGGGACATTGCCAGCCCCAAACCTAACGAGCCCGTACTCAAGGTACGGCTGAGCGAAGCCGACGACCACGGTGGTTCCGGCCTCGAAGGCGAGTGGGGTAGTATCTACGCACTGGGTGTTGGTGAGTCTAGATGTTACAGTGTGTGCTAATGTGCAGACCCAGCTGGTCACTCTTTAGCAGCCGGCACGCCTGAGCGAGTGGTTCGATTGTGGGACccgcgcgccggcgagcgctccgtcaccaagctcgtcggccacAGTGAATGCGTCCGCGCCATCCTCTTCAGCGACGACGGACGTTACATGCTGACCGGAAGCTCGGACACGACTATCAAGTGAGTTCACATCTTGCTGTGTAGACTTATGCTGACAACAGGCTCTGGTCCGTCGGCGAGCACCGCTGTTTGCATACGTTCAACCACCACACATCGTCGGTATGGTCGCTCTTCTCGAACCATcccaacctcgagcgctTCTACTCGGGCTCACGCGATGGGCACCTCTGCGTCGTTGATGTGGAGCAGTGCGGCGACATGTCCGAGGGCGAATGTCTTGTGCTTGCAAGAGAGGGACAGCCCGGTGTGCCAGGCCACTACGAGAGCAAgacgggcgacgaggcgatcCGCTCCATCTGTGCAATGGACGACGAATACGTCTGGaccgcgacgtcgagctcggacgTTCACTGCTGGCGTGACGTTGGGCGCCGCGTAAACCGTCTTGACGCGGACCATGACGGCGCGTCGTATCACCAAGACTTCGGTGATGGGGCCGACGAACCGCTCGTCTCGGCGCACCTCGACACTGGCTTCGAGCCGACGTCGATCATGGACCCGAACCCGCTGCGCAACAAGCGGCTGTCGATCGATGACACGCCCGAGACGCTCATGCGGACAGACAGCCGCGACTCGAGAACGATCGCGTTCGCACCATCTCCACTCCCTCGTCCCGAGAGTGGGAGCCCGACCTTCGTCGGAACGTCGCCACCTGCATCGCCAGGGGTTTCCTCTGGCGGGTTGCGCGACCGCCCGAACCCCTCCGGCTACCGCCGCTCGACGCTGTCAGGCGCAAGCATCCCGAACTCTATTCTGtcggaggacgacgaggacaacgTACAGCTCCACGGCCTGCCATACGAGAGTCTGGTGTGTCTCGGCCTTCCAGACTCGCCGTACTCGTTTGGGCTGTCGTCTCACGCGGGcatgtcggcggcgtcgctgGCATCAGGGCGCGGGCCTGAGGAGCCTGAGGTGATGATGCGCGATCGCTCTATTAACCCGCGTGACCTTGCCAGACGTGCGTTCGAGGACCGTGAGGTCACAAGCGAGGCGAAGCCGTACCGCCGCAAGCCGATCGAGGTGATCAAGGGTACACCAGGTCTGATCCGGAGCCTGTGCCTCAATGATCGCGTCCATGCCCTCACGCTCGACACTCGCGGTGAGATAGCGGTGTGGCACCTCATTCGCGGCGAGTGTCTTGGTCGTTTCGCAGCAGAGGATGTAGCCGAGGCACTCACGCTCGAGCGTGGTGTAACAAACGTTCCGCAGGAGATCAAGCTGCACCCGCAGGAAGTTCTCGAGCTGGTGCAACGGCGTATCGAGGGCAAGAACAGCGTGTTACCGTGGTGCCAGCTCGACACCAAGGTCGGCCAGATCACGGTGCACCTGGAGGGTGACCGTGTGTTCGCCGCCGAGATCTtggccgaggagatcggcatcgacgagcgcgacctcgaggacacgAGCGCGGTTAATATTGGCAAGCTCACATTAGCCAACCTCTTCAGAGGGTTAATCAAGGCTGAGCAGGATGACATTGCTagcacctcgccgacgagcatgacctcgtcgttgccTGGCGTAGGCCGGAGTCCGCAGGCAACCACACACATTCCCATGAAGTCGCCGCGACACCGGCAGCGCGCCCTCAGCAACGCGTCACTCGGCGGTGGCATCACGCCGAGTATCAACATTGCTGGCCTGACTACGCGAGCTCAGACGCCTGCGATTCGGCCAGAGGGTCCGCCCCTCGGACAGAGCGCGCCGGCTGCGAGTGGATGGCTGTCCCTTCCAGCGGCAGCGAAGGCGGCGAATATTCCCACATCTTCACCAGGGATGAGTTCGCCCAGCGTGGCTAACCACTTCACACCGGGGAGCATGCCCGCGAGCCGCGACTATTTCTCGCTCCGGAAGGACGGGACCAACGGGGACAAGACGCCGTCGACTCCGTCATCGTCGACACCAGCCACCAACGAGAAGGACAAGAGCTCGAGCGGCCTACTCAAGAAGGGCTTCAAGGGGTTcgggaagaagaaggctgTCGAGGCGTCACCGATGGCGACTGTTACCGAGagcaagcgcgaggagaagacggaAGAGGTGTCCAAGCTCTCGGACCGCGATCGGCAGCAGCTCCTGTTCCTCGACATGGTACGGTCGCGCCCCTTCGGGCCGCCGTCAGCAACAGACGCGCCAGCGCTGCTCATCCCGACGAGCACCCGTGTCATCATTTCGGAGCAGGCGCATGCGGACGGCGCGTACATTGTGACTTACCGCTCAACGGTGGGAAGCACAGAGAGGGACATCGAGCccctcgagctcaactCGCCGTTCTGGCTCTTAAACTTCCTCTtcacgagcgcgacgcccgAGGAGCGGCGTCCGCCCAAGATTCCACTCATTTTACTTCCCGAgggcgcgtcgcgcgaTTCGGGCAAGGGCCTCAAGGTGCAGGCGTCGCGCACCGCGCGCGTGCGTGGCGTCCTGGAACACCTGCACGGtgtcctcgcgcgcgaggagggccgcgatcgcgccatgtcggccgcgagcgcgatgagTGGCGTTGCCGATGTGCCCGCGCGGCGACCGGAGGACACGCTCGAGCTGTGGTGCGGACAGCATCTCGCTGACCCGGAGATGAAGGTCGCGACGCTCAAGCAGTACTACTGGCGCGGAGGCCCGGACATGGTCCTCCATTACCGGCGCAAGTCATAGAGGGGCTAGAATGCATACCCATAGCTATTTTGATGGCAGCGCGTGTGGAACGCGAGGCGGCATGGCGTCGGATGGCGCGGTGGCTTGCCCGAGACTTTGCCGATCACATCCAGTACCAGTTTAATCCCATCATCTCGGTACGCTTGGACCACTGGCTGACGTATTTTGGAGGCATTTGATAGCCAACGCGTCGAGCAAATCAGGAGGTGGGTAGATTGAGTCTTGAGGTGTGTCAGCCTGGAGCCCCAGCGTCACGACGTCCCATTGATCATTGGTGGGGCGTGCCTGGGAGAATGGGGCCCGATACCCCGCGACTTTTCAGCAACAGGTGGTCGGAACGACGGCGACATTATGGGCCAAGCAAGGCGGCGTAGCCGTCGGGTTCAACTGTTCGTGCAGGAGCCGACGGGCTCGTTGTTAGTTGTTAGGGCGCAGAGCACCTTAACTGGAACCCATTCCGCCACATCGGCTCTTCGCTCAAAGTCACGCCGCTCAGAGTCGAGCGCTCCTCTGCACCCCAACTCGTGCTCGCACAGCGCAGACTCGCAGACACCATAAAGCGGCGCAAGCCAGGGCCGGCTATGTGACTATTGCTAGTAGAACACTCGTGCATCTGGTACAAGTACTCCCTCGGAAATCTAGATTTACTTGGGGACAGCAGCGatctcgacgccgccggtAGCGTTGAGCAGGCGCTTGATGTCGCCGTAGATAAGGAACTGGCCGGCAGTAAGAGTACCGATCATAACAAGACGGGCAGTCATGCCGGTGTAGAGACCCTTGAGACCGAGCTGCTTGGACATCGAGATGAGACGCGAGGTGGTGCTCTGTCCGGGCTCGCCCTTGGTCTTGTTGATcttggagaggagggtgtCGGCGGGCTGCGAgatgacggcggcggccatACCGGCGATGAGACCGgagacgaggttgaggccgGTGGTCTGGCCGTTGGTGaggtcctccttcttcttcttcgtAAGCTGGAGGATCTTCTCAACCGAGATCTCGTAGACGGCGAACTTGGCCATGGTGTACGGGATCTGCTTGAAGAGAATGGGGCCGAAGCCGGCGTAGAAGGCACCGgggccctcctcgcggaggatgcggaggaAGCCCGAGGCGAGACCCGACGCGAAGGTGGGCTGCGAGACGAGACGGATACGGGTGGCCTCAAGGGGGCAGAGGGCAATGTCGGCGAAGAACTCGGCGATACCCGAGGCACCGAGGTAGATAGCCTGGCGGTTCTGCGAGGCCTTCTCGACACCGAAGTAGTCGATGGCCTGCTTCTTCCAGAACTCGTAACCACCGAACTTGAAGGCACCCTGGATGGCGTAACCGACAACGGTGGGGCCGAGACCAGTAAGAAGAGCACCGACACCCTCAGACGAGATGATCTGGCGGAAGGCGTTGATCATACCCTGCAAGTCAGCGGAGCTCGACATGACCGCGAGGAGTGCTACACAG contains these protein-coding regions:
- a CDS encoding uncharacterized protein (Cation efflux family) → MSSPNTVKGGGFHSHPYTTSLGYTNPRAQRVATLPPTPGVEEEPTPHHEPHTFVRHRARRGMSVERMQSIISSKERSVTDFVGVPISPEEIKQQPRKLRKYYENLETIHDGYEEVDGLLSGELPSIIVSSFFNETVSGDSEPQRSKSYASLGGFGSGQGSRATSPHPNWNLRSLRHWGPIDEGMMQANGDEETATERTPLVVGAREEERERVVKLAINVNTAVNFVLVGAKIVAVLYSSSISLIASLVDSALDLLSTLIIVGTNWAIGVPTDRHLYPAGKRRFEPLGVLIFSVVMIVSFIQVFIESLQRLNRALRGDEPPVDLNIIGVATMLATIGVKAVLWMWCSNIPSSSVQALAQDAENDVWLNAISLSFPYIGHKLGSNLLDPIGGLCLSAYIIIEWIKTLLQNFANLSGKRASSDQYTRVLYMVSRFNPVLEISEVEVYHIGDYPVHVGKVRLRKSDPADRSLDGVLRAYVHTDYSSSNPSQHTSRRKDGANPVPLRAPSPDEDSPSISGSATPRASTGFPFPQRGREVLRK
- a CDS encoding uncharacterized protein (Protein tyrosine kinase), with protein sequence MGTTRRVTRQRDTDAMAHSVAADPQDKHRRTNTNRQSASGIYSMNDKELIALFRFGERIGYGNWGQVFEAVPSDTDSGIGADSAIRSGLASGGRVAIKMVERATNPAAAHCIRALWGEMKIIRGLRHEQHPSIIHFEAFLITPSYAAVVMPLHRSPMPLPLPFNTALRYFRQLASAVAYLHERGITHNDIKPANVVISYSDVPVLVDFGFAQHHKADDAKRFLSTASWGTPEYLDPLRVMGQPHDERKSDVWSLGVTMYEALVGRTPFEISEDEVFETQEELDEYLSRSRSGKWYGEYHIGDDHLERILQHMLYPDPAYRLPAVEIYTAISNIIEQYDKSSIATPSFARSDSFDLEFSVTERSAQRVERERAAEKDKHTERRLKTAQSEVLRRSALGDRKQMASASVLRPAKQLRSRSPDENVFVEAPPVPAPATKLRPRWRDELKRDDRKAPRVVSSEARPLRPNTAASAYKAATPSPPKKMQTRDEALAATLRSLQANSRQGSPVNTPSPRRERERERPSSAAADYARAYRERPRPVDSPHRVMDGSPRRVESMRERPASRLTRLADVAECEVLASSAYPLTPELNRGPTTPKIQISPSRTAPRLDVDIAPATFSPLRPTEPLVSKYRGPPATSSPNRKAKQSTAPSELAPAGNALHDLERLAEWAKRVELYVEQAKRAMAEGRPVPTMTLPDLEALAGAHATHSMIQAPVRRESLQQKTEVRVETRRLEPTREALEVPMSSLSSRSTASTTLQTPHATVTTLPQPKEKEHKSSLSKAASQTLKRHPVSQVFRRWGGDRGVLSPERPRIAVRKSEPHLDRRPIPSFQQQEVLETEGEPERFTPSRMGKPASSMSLREAVKAGLGMDRDKTIPRRFGTSPNAEGRKSKESTKKEEKNERRLSLFKLFKGKK
- the CDC123 gene encoding uncharacterized protein (D123); translation: MPVPTSTAPPPLFPTLTRSEVDAARTSAWYDTFEDLTTPATVINIDALDERAAFLEWIESDSIFIPEDAGAEPSHEDAPKYHLPALNKAIRAAIDKYGAVFPKLNWTSPRDAAFILPQGHGPLHSTSPHDIYLLLKSSDFVQHDLDPISAYEGVPAADIPSEVSIELVLKKFTEMNPSQEVRCFVRDDILLGITQRDTNFYEHYQGADEQAALVSRVREFYEDEICENYAGGANYVFDLYLADSGRITVTDFQPYRGSTDPLLFSYEELNELLASARASPSTSDEAEAGAERLPELRVIDSRAHPAANTGPAFGANMLPVEAVQMSEGQTASDFALAWQEAMAQGMGRRMDELSDDEPDLKGSL